Proteins from a genomic interval of Psychrobacter fulvigenes:
- a CDS encoding YqaJ viral recombinase family nuclease, with protein MNTIALHNTNRTQLSAKRSTVKVKVKPTATPLKQDRTVDKTNQSNTSTTAKRLINTKDLSREEWLAVRKQGIGSSDAAAACGIHPYLSMLELWMIKTGRMSSDIDESIEGYSPLYWGNTLEPMVAKYYQEHTGNKVRRVNAILQHPDADKAFMLANLDYAVTGSDEVQILECKTTGEHGAKLWKHGVPLYVTCQVQHQLAVTGKSAAHICVLLCGHEAKIYKVERDERLIESIVEHERLFWQYVETDTPPTPDHSESAAKALKLLYPSPKPSSKIDLTDDDGANKLFEQLLSYRDYMQELEQRHDQVKHQLQTLIADNEVAVFEKGAISWKRSKDSIGLDNKAVLKAHPELMDQFSKTRRGSRRFVVLND; from the coding sequence ATGAACACGATCGCTTTACACAACACCAATCGCACTCAGCTAAGCGCTAAACGCTCAACGGTTAAGGTTAAGGTTAAGCCAACAGCAACACCGCTAAAGCAAGATAGGACTGTTGATAAAACCAATCAATCTAATACCTCAACCACGGCCAAACGTCTGATCAATACCAAAGACTTAAGTCGTGAAGAGTGGTTAGCCGTTCGCAAGCAAGGCATTGGCAGTAGTGATGCCGCTGCTGCTTGCGGTATTCATCCGTATCTCTCTATGCTTGAGCTATGGATGATTAAGACAGGACGCATGAGCTCAGACATCGATGAGAGCATTGAAGGGTACTCGCCTTTGTATTGGGGCAATACCTTAGAGCCGATGGTCGCTAAGTACTATCAAGAACACACAGGCAATAAGGTACGGCGCGTCAACGCCATCTTGCAGCATCCTGATGCTGATAAAGCTTTTATGCTCGCCAATTTAGACTATGCCGTAACAGGTAGTGACGAAGTACAGATACTTGAATGTAAAACCACAGGTGAGCATGGCGCTAAGCTGTGGAAGCATGGCGTGCCGTTATACGTGACTTGCCAAGTACAGCATCAGTTAGCAGTGACAGGTAAAAGCGCTGCGCATATCTGTGTGCTGCTGTGTGGACACGAGGCTAAGATTTATAAGGTCGAGCGTGACGAGCGTTTGATTGAATCCATCGTGGAGCATGAGCGTCTGTTCTGGCAGTATGTGGAAACCGACACCCCGCCCACCCCTGATCATTCTGAATCTGCAGCCAAAGCACTAAAACTGCTATATCCAAGCCCTAAGCCGTCAAGCAAGATTGATCTGACGGATGACGACGGTGCCAATAAGTTATTTGAGCAATTACTGAGTTATCGTGACTACATGCAAGAGTTAGAGCAGCGTCATGATCAGGTGAAGCACCAGCTGCAAACGCTGATTGCTGATAATGAAGTGGCAGTGTTTGAAAAAGGGGCTATTTCATGGAAGCGCTCGAAAGACAGTATTGGCTTGGATAACAAGGCAGTACTTAAAGCCCACCCTGAGCTGATGGATCAGTTTAGTAAAACCCGCCGTGGCAGTCGCCGCTTTGTGGTGTTAAATGATTAA
- a CDS encoding recombination directionality factor, with protein MIKGLTITPPVLGRISIGRVIVKDGKRLPAKDDQFTITSQVQNKDGWVNHPLDAKLRKGTTDKLRQIPVRMLFNDPELNLRAEYTLFDRQTGRPLCVGDGEQCQRRTSNGVEQLPCPSPDRCPLAQGGACKPYGRLYVNLSEDDELGTFIFRTTGFNSIRTLAARLSYFAAVSGNKLSCLPLQLTLRGKSTTQSYRTPIYFVDLTLREGVTLKDAVQHAGAIDRELSEHGFDQAALEEVAKQGYVNSAFEIDSDEALAAIEEFYPAESSDTNQQQQEHRQNGLATHEVSSIEQGLRQSVTAVS; from the coding sequence ATGATTAAAGGTCTAACCATAACCCCACCCGTCTTAGGTCGAATCAGCATTGGCCGTGTCATCGTCAAAGATGGCAAGCGTCTGCCTGCGAAAGACGATCAATTCACCATTACCAGCCAAGTGCAGAATAAGGATGGCTGGGTCAATCATCCACTAGATGCAAAGCTGCGTAAGGGTACAACCGATAAGCTCAGACAAATACCAGTACGGATGCTCTTTAACGATCCTGAACTGAATCTACGTGCTGAATACACTTTGTTTGATCGGCAAACAGGCAGACCGTTATGCGTCGGCGATGGTGAGCAATGTCAGCGCCGCACAAGTAACGGCGTTGAGCAGTTGCCTTGCCCATCCCCTGATCGTTGCCCACTAGCACAAGGCGGAGCCTGTAAACCTTATGGTCGTCTGTATGTGAATCTATCAGAAGACGATGAGCTGGGTACCTTTATCTTTCGCACTACTGGCTTTAATAGTATTAGAACGCTTGCCGCACGCTTAAGCTACTTTGCGGCGGTATCAGGCAACAAACTGTCGTGTCTACCGCTGCAATTGACCCTAAGAGGTAAAAGCACCACCCAAAGCTATCGTACGCCAATCTACTTTGTGGACTTAACCCTGCGTGAGGGCGTCACGCTTAAGGATGCAGTACAACACGCTGGAGCGATTGATCGTGAGCTGAGCGAACACGGCTTTGATCAAGCGGCACTGGAGGAAGTCGCCAAACAAGGGTATGTGAACTCAGCCTTTGAGATCGATAGTGATGAGGCACTTGCCGCTATTGAAGAATTTTACCCAGCCGAGAGTAGTGACACTAATCAACAGCAGCAAGAACACAGGCAAAATGGGCTAGCCACTCATGAGGTGAGTAGCATTGAGCAGGGACTACGGCAAAGTGTGACAGCGGTGAGTTAA
- a CDS encoding DUF932 domain-containing protein, with the protein MAHLIETMAYIGDTPWHGLGQELSPKQPIEIWAREAGMDWRIESSDVSYMATNDKGQNLIMPFDNNKVLYRSDTLEPLSVVSQRYQEVQPNEILEFYRDLTEQADFELETAGVLKGGCKFWALARTGQSATLRGGDVSHGYLLLATACDGTLATTAQFTNIRVVCNNTLAISLADGSGGVVKVPHSTTFDAQKVKQQLGVSVSQWDDFNYEMKQLTNRRVTQAEAANYLNRVFNDVKDDGLILFNTAKKEKEAVPNARAMNQVMTMFNGQGRGADLASAKDTAYGLLSAMTEFVDHERRAMSRDHRLDSAWFGAGAKLKDKSLEQALLMIA; encoded by the coding sequence ATGGCACATTTAATCGAAACTATGGCATACATTGGTGACACCCCTTGGCATGGACTAGGGCAAGAGCTATCGCCTAAGCAGCCTATCGAGATCTGGGCACGTGAGGCGGGTATGGATTGGCGTATTGAGTCGTCGGACGTCAGCTACATGGCAACCAATGACAAAGGCCAAAACCTCATTATGCCTTTTGACAACAATAAGGTATTGTACCGCTCAGACACACTTGAGCCATTATCAGTGGTCAGTCAGCGCTACCAAGAAGTACAACCGAATGAGATCTTAGAGTTTTATCGCGATCTGACTGAACAAGCAGATTTTGAATTAGAAACCGCAGGCGTTTTAAAAGGCGGCTGTAAGTTCTGGGCATTGGCTCGTACCGGTCAATCCGCAACATTACGTGGCGGTGATGTCAGTCATGGCTATCTGTTACTAGCAACGGCATGTGATGGAACCCTTGCCACCACAGCGCAGTTCACCAATATTCGGGTAGTGTGTAATAACACCCTAGCAATCAGTCTTGCTGATGGCAGCGGCGGTGTGGTGAAAGTACCGCACAGCACCACCTTTGATGCACAGAAGGTCAAGCAGCAATTGGGCGTGTCCGTCAGCCAGTGGGATGACTTTAACTATGAGATGAAGCAATTAACCAATCGACGAGTGACCCAAGCAGAAGCGGCCAATTACTTAAACCGTGTGTTTAACGATGTTAAAGACGATGGCCTGATTCTGTTTAATACCGCTAAGAAGGAGAAAGAAGCGGTGCCCAATGCCCGCGCCATGAATCAGGTAATGACGATGTTTAACGGTCAAGGTCGCGGTGCTGATTTGGCCTCTGCTAAAGACACCGCTTATGGGCTACTGTCTGCGATGACAGAATTTGTGGATCATGAACGCCGTGCCATGTCGCGAGACCATCGCCTAGATTCTGCGTGGTTTGGGGCTGGGGCGAAGCTAAAGGATAAAAGCTTAGAGCAAGCGCTATTGATGATCGCCTAA
- a CDS encoding iron-containing alcohol dehydrogenase, translating into MTGIEFYTNGHIVSEANSMREKLGALAKQYFATSAIIITDAGISQLGYTDIAKQSLEEAGINVVVFDSVVADPPIEVVEGAIALARTNQCDLVIGLGGGSSIDTAKIVALYPNDFQSVNDILDIDLSSFKKLPLFAIPTTAGTGAEATFVSVITAEDGSKKAIYTPKILPDVALLDATLTLKLPRHITAATALDAMVHCVEAYTSRTKKNPISDALAVKGLQMLWDNFERVMNQGDDVEARADMLLGSTLAGIAFVNASVAAVHGLSYPLSINFHVPHGHANALVMCGVFTFNLPTAAPLYAELARAVMPSQTADMTDLEAASQFINQLKYFLTSSGLQYRLSELDITEQDIPALADIVINTYSRLIATNPKDMSLEEVTDIYKEIL; encoded by the coding sequence ATGACAGGGATTGAATTCTATACTAATGGACATATCGTCAGCGAAGCTAACAGTATGCGCGAAAAGTTAGGTGCTTTAGCAAAGCAATACTTTGCGACATCAGCTATTATTATTACTGATGCAGGCATCTCTCAACTGGGTTATACCGATATTGCAAAACAGTCTTTAGAGGAAGCTGGTATTAATGTGGTTGTATTCGATTCAGTCGTAGCTGATCCACCTATCGAGGTAGTTGAAGGCGCTATTGCACTAGCAAGAACCAATCAATGTGACTTGGTTATCGGCCTAGGTGGCGGCAGCTCCATTGATACAGCAAAAATCGTTGCGTTATATCCAAACGACTTTCAATCCGTCAATGATATTTTGGATATCGATTTGAGTAGCTTTAAAAAGTTACCATTATTTGCGATACCAACTACTGCTGGCACTGGGGCAGAAGCCACTTTTGTATCAGTCATAACCGCAGAGGATGGTAGCAAAAAAGCCATCTATACGCCCAAGATCCTACCTGATGTTGCACTGTTAGATGCGACGCTAACCCTCAAACTCCCACGCCATATCACTGCGGCAACCGCTTTAGATGCCATGGTTCACTGTGTTGAAGCATATACAAGTCGTACTAAAAAGAATCCTATCTCAGATGCACTGGCGGTTAAAGGATTACAGATGCTCTGGGACAACTTTGAACGAGTAATGAACCAAGGAGATGACGTCGAGGCTCGGGCTGATATGTTATTAGGCTCTACTCTGGCTGGTATCGCTTTTGTGAACGCTTCTGTAGCGGCTGTCCATGGGCTCTCCTATCCACTTAGTATTAACTTCCATGTACCGCATGGACATGCGAATGCATTAGTCATGTGCGGCGTATTTACCTTCAATTTACCGACCGCAGCACCCCTTTATGCTGAACTGGCTCGTGCCGTAATGCCTAGCCAAACCGCTGACATGACTGACTTAGAGGCGGCTAGTCAATTTATAAATCAGCTAAAGTATTTCTTAACCTCAAGCGGTCTTCAATATCGCTTAAGTGAACTAGATATCACAGAACAGGACATTCCCGCTCTCGCTGATATCGTCATCAATACTTATTCTCGTCTCATTGCGACTAATCCAAAGGATATGTCATTAGAAGAGGTAACAGACATATATAAGGAGATACTCTAA
- a CDS encoding RNA-binding domain-containing protein, whose protein sequence is MSNYYQNLILSLTQQPAEQEWLEFKRNFHSPEEIGQRISALANGACLAGKKFAYLVFGVEDGTHNIVGTGFSPKTKKAKGNEDLEHWLVSRLSPKIHFTIHELQIDGKAVVLFEIPAATDTPISFLHEPYIRIGSLTKPLKHYPDQSRKLWQNQADDWSAEICYEATLEDLDPKAIAVARQVFADKNKRLAEDIKEWDDITFLNKAKITIRGQITNTAIILLGRYESTSFLSPAQAHITWILKGVDGIEKDYEHFSPPFLLALDEVYNKIRNLNYRYMASGTLFPEEVQQYDPYIIREALSNAIGHQDYRLGGRITVVEKEDSTLIFQNSGAFIPKTIENVLLQGAPEASYRNPFLVNAMVSLNMMDTIGSGIKKMYQIQSKRFFPLPDYDLTRERVLVKFTGKVLDQEYAKQLATVDNLTLHDIIALDKVQKGQIITENEAEALRKKSLIEGRKNSYIIAADVAKHTEQQAEYMQMRGLNDEYYEAAILEFLKQFGQAQRSDFNKFLSNKLPDVLTDEQKFHKIKNLLQKMKRKKLIYFEDKVWKLV, encoded by the coding sequence ATGTCCAACTACTACCAAAACCTCATCCTGAGCCTAACTCAGCAGCCCGCTGAACAAGAGTGGCTTGAGTTCAAGCGCAACTTCCATAGTCCAGAAGAGATCGGGCAGCGGATATCTGCACTTGCCAACGGCGCTTGCTTGGCTGGTAAGAAGTTTGCCTACTTAGTGTTTGGCGTAGAGGACGGCACGCATAACATAGTTGGTACAGGCTTTAGCCCCAAGACAAAAAAAGCCAAGGGTAACGAAGACTTGGAGCATTGGCTGGTAAGCCGTTTAAGCCCTAAGATTCATTTTACCATTCATGAGCTACAGATTGATGGTAAAGCGGTGGTACTATTTGAGATTCCAGCAGCCACAGATACGCCCATTAGCTTTTTGCATGAGCCTTATATTCGTATTGGTAGTCTAACTAAACCACTTAAGCACTATCCCGATCAAAGCCGTAAGCTATGGCAAAATCAAGCGGATGATTGGAGTGCTGAGATTTGCTATGAAGCAACGCTTGAAGACCTTGATCCTAAGGCCATTGCTGTTGCTAGGCAAGTCTTTGCTGATAAAAATAAGCGTTTGGCTGAAGATATCAAAGAGTGGGATGACATTACTTTTTTGAATAAAGCCAAAATCACCATTCGCGGTCAGATCACCAACACAGCGATTATTTTATTAGGGCGGTATGAATCCACAAGCTTTTTGAGCCCAGCGCAAGCGCATATTACATGGATTCTAAAGGGAGTTGATGGCATCGAAAAAGACTATGAGCATTTTTCGCCACCATTTTTGTTAGCCTTGGACGAAGTGTATAACAAGATCCGTAACCTCAATTATCGCTACATGGCGTCAGGCACGCTGTTTCCTGAAGAGGTGCAGCAGTATGACCCTTATATCATTCGTGAAGCGTTAAGCAACGCCATTGGTCATCAAGACTACCGACTAGGCGGACGTATCACAGTGGTTGAAAAAGAGGACTCAACGCTGATTTTTCAAAATAGCGGAGCGTTTATTCCTAAGACTATTGAAAATGTCTTGCTACAAGGCGCGCCTGAAGCGAGTTACCGTAATCCGTTTTTGGTCAATGCCATGGTCAGTCTAAATATGATGGATACCATCGGTAGCGGCATCAAAAAAATGTATCAGATTCAGTCCAAACGCTTTTTTCCATTGCCAGATTATGACTTGACCCGTGAAAGAGTACTCGTAAAGTTCACAGGCAAAGTGCTTGATCAAGAGTACGCCAAGCAGCTAGCGACAGTCGATAACCTCACGCTACACGACATCATAGCGCTTGATAAAGTACAAAAAGGTCAGATCATTACTGAAAACGAAGCCGAAGCGCTACGTAAAAAGTCACTAATTGAAGGGCGTAAAAATAGCTATATTATCGCTGCTGATGTTGCCAAGCATACTGAACAGCAGGCAGAGTATATGCAAATGCGTGGTTTAAACGATGAGTATTATGAAGCTGCTATTCTAGAATTTCTGAAACAATTTGGGCAAGCTCAACGTTCGGATTTCAATAAGTTTTTATCTAATAAGCTTCCTGATGTTCTAACTGATGAGCAGAAATTTCATAAGATAAAAAATTTACTCCAAAAAATGAAGAGAAAAAAGCTCATCTATTTTGAAGATAAGGTTTGGAAGTTAGTCTAA
- a CDS encoding helix-turn-helix transcriptional regulator — MEQLNTSTQQNVTVPSMPQIPRMLPLKQVVHYTGLSSTTIYDMLDKRSNRYDPNFPVQVKLSKGRVAWVESEVAQWIESKIAARVH; from the coding sequence ATGGAACAGTTAAACACAAGCACTCAGCAAAATGTAACAGTACCAAGCATGCCGCAAATACCGCGTATGCTACCGCTCAAGCAAGTCGTGCACTATACAGGGCTTAGCAGTACAACGATTTACGATATGCTCGATAAAAGATCAAATCGTTATGACCCTAACTTCCCTGTTCAGGTAAAATTATCAAAGGGACGTGTGGCTTGGGTTGAAAGTGAAGTTGCTCAGTGGATTGAAAGTAAGATAGCTGCTCGAGTTCATTAG
- a CDS encoding SMP-30/gluconolactonase/LRE family protein, with product MSEYKLDVVVDGFHYLEGPRWYKDALWFVDFYTQGVYRVNEQGVAEKIIHIEQQPSGLGWLPDGRMLVVSMKDRKVLRLEDDGELVVHADIWEHCDGHANDMVVAPNGNAYVGNFGFDLMGGADHRHAGLVLVKPDGSSQVVAEGLSFPNGMVISADGKTLIVNELFGNRISQFDIKEDGTLGERSDFASFGELGNEPNLGLRIESASILPDGLALDAEGAVWIADTLNQRAVRIAEGGEILETVDTAPDGVFAVALGGQEGKTLFMCAAPDWDEASRKAETKGRMLSTQVKVGHAGTP from the coding sequence ATGTCAGAATACAAGTTAGACGTTGTCGTTGATGGCTTTCATTATCTAGAAGGACCGCGCTGGTATAAAGATGCTTTATGGTTTGTTGATTTTTATACACAAGGAGTCTATCGCGTTAATGAACAAGGTGTGGCAGAAAAGATCATCCATATCGAACAGCAACCCTCTGGTTTAGGTTGGCTGCCTGATGGGCGTATGCTGGTTGTATCGATGAAAGATCGTAAAGTCTTACGCTTAGAAGACGATGGCGAGTTAGTCGTTCATGCTGATATCTGGGAGCACTGTGATGGGCATGCCAACGATATGGTGGTTGCTCCCAATGGCAACGCTTACGTTGGTAACTTTGGTTTTGACTTGATGGGCGGTGCTGACCATAGACATGCAGGTCTAGTGTTGGTCAAACCAGATGGAAGCTCGCAAGTTGTCGCAGAAGGTCTGTCCTTCCCTAATGGCATGGTGATATCGGCCGACGGAAAAACATTAATCGTCAACGAGTTGTTTGGTAATAGAATCTCACAGTTCGATATTAAAGAAGATGGAACGCTTGGTGAAAGGAGTGACTTTGCAAGCTTTGGCGAGTTAGGGAATGAGCCAAACCTTGGTTTGCGCATAGAAAGCGCAAGCATTTTACCAGATGGCCTTGCCTTAGACGCCGAAGGTGCCGTTTGGATCGCGGACACACTAAATCAACGTGCCGTCCGTATTGCAGAAGGTGGCGAAATTCTAGAAACTGTCGATACTGCACCTGATGGTGTTTTTGCTGTTGCCCTAGGTGGACAAGAGGGCAAAACACTCTTTATGTGTGCTGCACCTGACTGGGATGAAGCGTCTCGCAAAGCTGAAACCAAAGGTCGCATGCTATCTACACAAGTTAAAGTAGGGCATGCTGGTACGCCATAA
- a CDS encoding TRAP transporter substrate-binding protein — MKLTPLFLIGALAAVNLLGCSNQSDSGSEAVPSQETTVLRFSHFYPATSDINEQIFEPWAKKIEADSGGRLKVEVYPSATLSKADTAYESAVKGTIDIGSQVQGYTSGRFPLSQIAELPGLSNSSTQTGCMLQTLYENGTISSEYEDSHLLFMFSTGPGTLHSTNKLIKTPEDMKGMRIRRPSAVAGDIIESMGGSPVGLPANDIYTSLQRGVVNGLSFPWEAMATFKLDELTKYHTNMPFYSSALMETMNKDKYEGLPEDLKQVIDDNSGMALSKKVVAMWDKTYSIQLQAAIDKGDEVIDILDPLNDPDWKGPLEKGTKKYLDDVSALGLDAYGVYEKAKEASAACKV, encoded by the coding sequence ATGAAGTTAACCCCTCTTTTTTTAATAGGTGCATTGGCAGCTGTAAATCTACTTGGTTGCTCTAACCAGTCTGATAGCGGTAGTGAGGCGGTCCCATCTCAAGAAACTACTGTCCTGCGTTTTTCACATTTTTACCCAGCAACTTCTGATATCAATGAACAAATCTTTGAGCCATGGGCCAAAAAAATTGAAGCCGACTCTGGCGGACGACTAAAAGTTGAGGTATATCCTTCAGCGACACTTAGTAAGGCAGATACAGCCTATGAGTCGGCAGTAAAAGGAACGATTGACATCGGCTCTCAAGTGCAGGGTTATACCAGTGGTCGATTCCCACTGTCTCAGATTGCAGAGCTTCCTGGCTTGTCTAATTCATCAACACAGACAGGCTGTATGCTGCAAACTCTTTATGAAAATGGCACTATTTCTAGTGAATACGAAGATTCACACTTACTCTTTATGTTCTCTACTGGGCCTGGAACTCTACATAGCACTAATAAATTGATAAAAACACCTGAAGATATGAAAGGTATGCGCATTCGTAGGCCTTCAGCAGTTGCGGGTGACATAATTGAAAGCATGGGTGGCTCTCCTGTTGGCTTACCTGCTAATGATATATATACCTCTTTACAACGTGGTGTGGTTAATGGACTAAGCTTTCCATGGGAAGCTATGGCCACTTTCAAACTTGACGAGTTAACGAAGTACCATACCAATATGCCATTTTATAGTTCCGCTTTAATGGAAACTATGAATAAAGATAAATATGAAGGCTTGCCAGAAGATTTGAAACAAGTTATTGATGATAACTCAGGCATGGCGCTTAGTAAAAAAGTAGTTGCAATGTGGGACAAGACTTATTCGATACAGTTACAAGCAGCGATTGATAAAGGTGACGAAGTTATCGATATTCTAGATCCACTTAATGATCCAGATTGGAAAGGCCCGCTTGAAAAAGGTACAAAAAAATATCTTGATGATGTTAGTGCCTTAGGACTAGATGCTTATGGTGTTTATGAAAAAGCTAAAGAAGCCAGTGCAGCATGTAAAGTCTAA
- a CDS encoding YagK/YfjJ domain-containing protein, with the protein MSHSLINQSQLIANIDRLVRDVVFQSVNFDDIRNRLNALYSPFMETLNPDLFYSQTIDSFVYSTDAIVGDLYPSDVIWDHSKTQQFVNNIACYKQDIETEDNAWRYQESQNRKKLESYVRNLLNHYSRLLFIRVDLMYLKETSHMVTIEDFNDHMTKLRDFIGNKKTCFEHLQGNAWALEQGYENGGLHCHLLLIYDGSERNSDYYLAKEVGEKWKSITEGTGTYYNYHDAEAKQRYERYGKSGIGMIHRDNPQQVENAVRTALYLTKPDKVGQHLKVWLPNMRTFGHGIYRTNKRRGLPPITN; encoded by the coding sequence ATGTCACATTCACTCATTAATCAATCACAACTTATTGCTAATATTGATAGGCTCGTTAGAGACGTCGTATTTCAATCTGTCAATTTTGACGATATTAGAAATCGTTTGAACGCTTTATATTCCCCCTTCATGGAAACTCTAAATCCTGATTTATTTTATTCACAAACCATCGACTCATTTGTGTATAGTACCGATGCTATTGTCGGTGATTTATACCCGTCTGATGTTATTTGGGATCACAGTAAAACACAGCAATTCGTTAATAACATAGCTTGTTATAAACAGGACATTGAGACCGAGGATAACGCTTGGCGCTATCAAGAGAGTCAGAATAGAAAGAAGCTCGAAAGCTACGTTAGAAACCTGCTGAATCACTACTCAAGGCTGTTGTTCATTCGAGTGGACTTGATGTATCTGAAAGAAACGAGTCATATGGTGACTATAGAAGACTTCAATGATCACATGACTAAGCTCAGAGATTTCATAGGAAATAAGAAGACATGCTTTGAGCATTTGCAAGGTAACGCTTGGGCTTTAGAGCAAGGGTATGAGAATGGCGGTCTGCATTGTCACTTACTGCTCATCTATGATGGTTCAGAAAGGAATAGTGATTATTACTTAGCGAAAGAAGTCGGTGAGAAATGGAAGAGCATCACTGAAGGTACTGGTACTTACTATAACTACCATGACGCTGAGGCTAAGCAGCGCTACGAGCGATATGGCAAATCAGGTATTGGTATGATCCACCGAGATAATCCGCAGCAAGTCGAGAATGCAGTGCGTACGGCATTATACTTAACCAAACCTGATAAGGTGGGTCAGCATTTAAAAGTATGGCTACCAAACATGCGTACCTTTGGTCATGGTATTTACCGTACAAATAAGCGTCGTGGATTACCGCCCATAACAAACTAA